The following are encoded together in the Bacillus sp. V2I10 genome:
- a CDS encoding sugar ABC transporter ATP-binding protein, whose product MSSLIMDDIYKSFGEATVLKGVSFTAKKGEVHALLGMNGAGKSTLMKILSGDYKPDHGTITIDGKTSVFHHPSDAKKAGIGFVVQEVDTALFPTLTVYENVANIPDQKSAAISYRKLKADAKNLLQRVGLSINVSKLVQECTLQEKQLILLAKTLSASAAYIILDEPTAPLSDTETKILFKIIRQLRAEGAAIIYISHKLSEVKEICDRVTILRDGSVVHSGDAADIEIAEIVRHMIGTAFQIEKRKMGKTFDKPLFHAENIVIEKFGSKLSFNVHEGEIVGVAGLAGAGKTELAEALYGLSSTKASILFRGKQVKITSPAAAIKSGICLIPEERRKQGLFVHEPVSVNLSIQSLRSIASSLWISKQKEQALANRLISRLNISAASPSISTSLLSGGNQQKVVIGKWLNTDSSLFLFDEPTKGIDVGAKKEVFQLIHKLAAEGKGIVYFSGEWEELLEVADRIIILNKGKVAKVITNEEATIEKLIYYASGGEDDGGSRRHQDKKTKEHSALSV is encoded by the coding sequence ATGAGCTCCCTCATCATGGATGACATATACAAATCCTTCGGTGAAGCAACTGTCTTAAAAGGCGTTTCCTTTACTGCCAAAAAAGGCGAGGTTCATGCGCTTCTCGGCATGAATGGCGCAGGCAAAAGCACGCTGATGAAGATCCTGTCCGGTGACTACAAACCCGATCATGGAACCATTACCATAGACGGCAAAACTTCAGTCTTTCATCATCCTTCTGATGCTAAAAAAGCTGGAATTGGGTTTGTTGTCCAGGAAGTGGACACTGCCCTCTTCCCAACTCTCACAGTTTATGAAAATGTGGCAAACATCCCTGATCAGAAGTCTGCTGCCATTTCTTACAGAAAGCTTAAAGCTGACGCAAAAAACCTGCTGCAAAGGGTCGGCCTCAGCATCAATGTCAGCAAGCTCGTTCAGGAGTGCACTCTGCAGGAAAAGCAGCTGATCTTACTTGCAAAAACCCTTTCTGCATCTGCTGCTTACATCATTTTAGATGAGCCTACAGCTCCTCTCAGCGATACCGAAACCAAGATTCTCTTTAAAATCATCAGGCAGCTTCGCGCAGAAGGTGCAGCGATTATCTACATCTCTCATAAGCTCTCAGAAGTAAAAGAGATCTGCGACAGAGTGACAATTTTACGGGATGGCAGCGTTGTTCACAGCGGTGATGCCGCTGATATCGAAATTGCAGAGATCGTAAGGCATATGATTGGCACCGCTTTTCAAATTGAGAAGAGAAAAATGGGAAAGACATTCGATAAACCTTTATTTCATGCAGAAAATATAGTGATTGAAAAGTTCGGCAGCAAACTAAGCTTCAATGTTCATGAAGGAGAAATTGTCGGAGTAGCAGGCCTTGCAGGAGCTGGAAAAACCGAGCTTGCAGAAGCATTATATGGTCTAAGCTCCACTAAAGCTTCGATCCTATTTAGAGGGAAACAGGTTAAAATCACCTCACCTGCAGCCGCCATTAAATCAGGCATTTGCCTGATTCCTGAAGAGAGAAGAAAACAGGGATTGTTTGTTCATGAACCTGTATCGGTGAATTTGTCGATCCAGTCGCTTCGCTCCATCGCAAGCAGCCTGTGGATTTCAAAGCAAAAGGAACAAGCTTTAGCCAACCGGCTGATCAGCCGGTTAAACATTTCTGCAGCCTCCCCATCTATTTCCACAAGTCTGCTGAGCGGAGGAAACCAGCAGAAGGTCGTAATTGGAAAATGGCTTAACACTGACTCTTCTCTCTTTCTTTTTGATGAACCGACAAAAGGGATTGATGTAGGTGCAAAAAAAGAAGTATTTCAGCTGATTCACAAGCTTGCGGCTGAAGGAAAAGGGATTGTCTATTTTTCCGGTGAGTGGGAGGAGCTGCTGGAGGTCGCCGACCGCATCATTATTTTAAATAAAGGAAAAGTCGCCAAAGTCATCACAAACGAGGAAGCAACGATTGAAAAGCTCATTTATTATGCATCAGGAGGTGAAGATGATGGAGGAAGCCGTCGTCATCAAGACAAAAAAACAAAGGAGCATTCTGCCCTTTCTGTATAA
- a CDS encoding pyridoxal phosphate-dependent aminotransferase produces MKNFNQSQLLNKLPKQFFASLVGRVNASIEAGHDVINLGQGNPDQPTPPHIVKALQEAAENPDYHKYSPFRGQKFLKEAITEFYKREYGVTLNADKEVAILFGGKAGLVEIPQCLLDPDDLVLVPDPGYPDYWSGVELARARMEFMPLVKDNQFLPDYGQLSEEAKKQAKLMFLNYPNNPTGAVASKEFFEETVAFAKENEICVVHDFAYGAIGYDGKKPVSFLEVEGAKETGIEIYTLSKTYNMAGWRIGFAIGNESVIEAINLFQDHMFVSVFSAVQEAAAAALLESQTCVDELVERYESRRHAFITALNEIGWQVEAPPGSFFAWLPVPAGYTSESFAEYLLLHAHVCVAPGVGFGKFGEGYVRAGLLTSEERLREAAKRIKSLNLF; encoded by the coding sequence ATGAAAAACTTCAATCAATCACAGTTATTAAATAAGCTTCCAAAGCAGTTTTTTGCAAGTCTTGTAGGAAGAGTGAATGCAAGTATCGAAGCGGGACATGACGTTATTAATCTTGGACAGGGGAATCCTGATCAGCCAACACCGCCTCATATTGTTAAGGCTCTTCAAGAGGCGGCAGAAAATCCGGACTATCACAAATATTCCCCGTTCCGCGGACAGAAATTTCTTAAAGAGGCAATTACGGAATTTTACAAGCGGGAGTATGGTGTAACACTTAATGCTGACAAAGAAGTGGCCATTTTGTTTGGCGGAAAAGCGGGGCTTGTTGAAATTCCGCAATGTTTGCTGGACCCGGATGATTTAGTTCTCGTGCCGGATCCCGGATATCCTGACTATTGGTCTGGGGTAGAGCTTGCCCGGGCAAGAATGGAATTTATGCCGCTGGTAAAAGATAATCAGTTTTTGCCGGATTATGGGCAACTTTCAGAAGAAGCGAAGAAACAGGCAAAGCTTATGTTTTTGAATTACCCGAACAACCCGACTGGTGCTGTTGCTTCAAAAGAATTCTTTGAAGAAACAGTCGCGTTTGCAAAAGAAAATGAAATTTGTGTTGTCCATGATTTTGCCTATGGCGCCATTGGATATGACGGAAAGAAACCTGTCAGTTTTTTGGAAGTTGAAGGAGCGAAAGAGACTGGGATTGAAATCTATACGCTCTCGAAGACGTATAATATGGCGGGCTGGAGGATTGGCTTTGCGATAGGCAATGAAAGTGTCATTGAAGCGATTAACCTGTTTCAGGATCACATGTTTGTCAGTGTGTTCAGCGCTGTCCAGGAAGCTGCTGCAGCTGCCCTGCTTGAATCACAGACCTGTGTGGATGAATTGGTTGAGCGGTATGAAAGCAGACGCCATGCATTCATCACTGCTCTGAACGAAATTGGCTGGCAGGTTGAAGCGCCGCCGGGATCATTTTTTGCCTGGCTGCCTGTTCCTGCAGGCTATACTTCAGAATCCTTTGCCGAGTATCTCCTCCTGCACGCACATGTCTGTGTTGCGCCTGGTGTAGGTTTTGGGAAGTTCGGAGAAGGCTATGTAAGGGCAGGACTTTTAACCTCAGAAGAAAGACTGAGAGAAGCAGCAAAACGGATAAAATCTTTGAATTTATTTTGA
- a CDS encoding ABC transporter permease produces the protein MMEEAVVIKTKKQRSILPFLYKHGTMLVILAVTIYFSIAVDEFLTYSNFSDILRSISIVTFVAIGITFSLIVDGFDLSAGSTVSLATIGSAAALVLFRQELFVALLIPIVIGIAVGLINSFLVVKVKLPDLLATLAVMYIVNGIHLTYTKGYSIYNSMPLEGGGTAAGKFIPSFLFIGQGSLFSIPFSALLMIITVILVHLFLQYTKPGRLFYMTGGNREAARLSGIPVNRYRTYAYVLSGVFAAIAGIILASRIGTGQVSAGAPLLMDGVAAAFIGISVFGAGKPNVIGTFFGAILIGILLNGLTMLNVPYYAQDIIKGAILVGALALSHLQKK, from the coding sequence ATGATGGAGGAAGCCGTCGTCATCAAGACAAAAAAACAAAGGAGCATTCTGCCCTTTCTGTATAAACACGGCACGATGCTCGTCATTTTAGCTGTTACCATCTACTTCAGCATTGCGGTGGACGAATTTTTAACCTATTCGAATTTCAGTGACATCCTGCGGTCCATTTCTATCGTAACGTTTGTTGCAATCGGCATTACCTTTTCTCTGATTGTTGATGGTTTTGATTTATCCGCAGGCTCGACTGTCAGTCTTGCCACAATTGGAAGTGCGGCTGCTCTCGTTTTATTCAGACAGGAATTGTTTGTTGCGCTGCTTATCCCAATCGTGATCGGTATCGCAGTTGGATTAATCAATTCTTTTTTAGTCGTAAAAGTAAAGCTTCCGGATCTGCTTGCAACACTTGCAGTCATGTATATAGTGAACGGTATTCATTTGACGTATACAAAGGGGTATTCCATTTACAACAGCATGCCTCTTGAAGGCGGCGGTACTGCAGCTGGAAAATTTATTCCTTCCTTTCTTTTCATCGGACAGGGCAGTTTGTTTTCCATTCCCTTTTCAGCTCTGCTGATGATCATAACCGTCATTCTTGTTCACCTGTTTTTGCAGTATACGAAGCCCGGCCGGCTATTTTATATGACAGGCGGAAACCGGGAAGCAGCAAGACTGTCAGGTATACCTGTTAACCGTTATCGTACATATGCCTATGTGCTGAGCGGCGTTTTTGCAGCGATTGCAGGAATCATTCTTGCATCACGGATTGGGACGGGACAGGTTTCTGCCGGTGCCCCGCTTTTAATGGACGGAGTAGCTGCTGCGTTCATCGGCATTTCCGTCTTTGGAGCAGGCAAACCAAATGTCATCGGCACGTTCTTTGGTGCCATCCTAATCGGCATATTGCTGAACGGCTTAACCATGCTGAACGTTCCCTATTATGCTCAGGACATCATTAAAGGAGCCATTTTGGTCGGTGCGCTGGCATTGTCACATTTACAAAAAAAGTAG
- the mtnX gene encoding 2-hydroxy-3-keto-5-methylthiopentenyl-1-phosphate phosphatase, with protein MSKPIIICDFDGTITNTDNIIAIMKKFAPPEWNALKDDVLSQRISVRAGVGKMFQLIPAELKYDIIQYLLFTAQLRDGFREFVQFTEEEEIPLYIVSGGIDFFVHPLLNGLVDRSRVYCNEGDFSGQAIEILWPNSCDDQCSNDCGCCKPSLIRKLADPDQEVIVIGDSVTDLEASKLADFVFARDFLLGKCKSLNLPHQEFTTFFDVIDGLKKKQEAVS; from the coding sequence ATGAGCAAGCCGATTATCATCTGTGATTTCGACGGAACAATCACAAATACTGACAACATTATTGCTATTATGAAGAAGTTTGCTCCGCCAGAGTGGAACGCTTTGAAGGATGATGTATTAAGCCAGCGGATTTCTGTCCGAGCAGGAGTAGGGAAAATGTTTCAGCTGATTCCAGCTGAACTGAAATATGATATTATTCAATACTTGCTTTTTACGGCTCAGCTTCGCGATGGATTCCGTGAATTTGTTCAATTTACGGAGGAGGAAGAAATCCCTTTGTATATCGTAAGCGGAGGCATTGATTTTTTTGTCCACCCATTGTTGAATGGCTTGGTTGACAGGAGCCGCGTTTACTGCAATGAAGGTGATTTCAGCGGTCAGGCAATTGAAATCTTATGGCCAAACTCATGTGATGATCAGTGCAGCAATGACTGTGGCTGCTGCAAGCCGAGTTTAATCAGGAAGCTTGCGGATCCAGATCAGGAAGTCATTGTCATTGGTGATTCTGTTACTGATTTAGAGGCTTCAAAACTTGCAGACTTTGTGTTTGCAAGAGATTTTCTTCTTGGAAAATGCAAGTCTTTGAACCTTCCGCATCAGGAATTTACTACGTTCTTTGATGTAATAGATGGACTTAAGAAAAAGCAGGAGGCGGTATCATGA
- the mtnA gene encoding S-methyl-5-thioribose-1-phosphate isomerase, which yields MSFTNTIIPRSVEWKETYIRLLDQQKLPAVTEYIKLQTISDVWEAIKALKVRGAPAIGITAAFGLALAAKQYETENLDEFHRLLARDHDYLASSRPTAVNLFWALGRLVKSVQGAVSVNEAKTNLLHEAIQIQVEDEATCRRIGEHALPLFKNGDSVMTICNAGSIATARYGTALAPFYLAKEKNINLSVYACETRPVLQGARLTTWELMQADVDVTLITDNMAAHTIFSKGISSIIVGADRIAANGDTANKIGTYNLALLAGAFQIPFYVAAPLSTFDPETKSGEEIPIEERDPREITHFGGQQIAPDHVKVFNPAFDVTPHHLITGIITEKGVLSGDYSSEIQKVFKGEA from the coding sequence ATGTCATTTACAAATACAATTATTCCCCGTTCTGTCGAATGGAAAGAAACATATATCCGCCTGCTTGATCAGCAAAAACTGCCTGCTGTGACAGAATATATCAAACTTCAGACAATTTCAGACGTTTGGGAAGCGATTAAAGCATTAAAAGTGCGCGGTGCTCCTGCAATCGGAATAACCGCCGCTTTTGGGCTTGCGCTCGCTGCTAAACAGTATGAAACCGAGAATTTAGATGAATTTCACCGGCTGCTTGCCCGCGATCATGATTATCTTGCAAGCTCAAGACCTACTGCTGTTAATTTATTCTGGGCCCTCGGCAGGCTGGTAAAAAGCGTGCAGGGTGCCGTTTCTGTTAACGAAGCGAAAACCAACCTTCTTCATGAGGCCATTCAAATCCAAGTAGAAGACGAAGCAACGTGCCGCAGAATTGGCGAGCATGCCCTCCCGCTTTTTAAAAACGGCGATTCCGTCATGACGATCTGCAATGCAGGATCAATTGCTACTGCCCGTTACGGCACGGCTCTCGCTCCCTTCTATCTTGCTAAAGAAAAAAACATCAATCTATCCGTTTATGCATGTGAAACCCGCCCTGTGTTACAAGGTGCGCGTCTGACCACATGGGAGCTCATGCAGGCAGATGTCGATGTGACGCTGATTACCGACAATATGGCTGCACACACGATTTTCTCAAAAGGCATTTCCTCCATCATTGTCGGCGCAGACCGCATTGCGGCAAATGGGGATACTGCCAATAAAATCGGGACGTATAACCTGGCTCTTTTAGCTGGCGCCTTTCAAATCCCGTTTTACGTAGCAGCCCCGCTTTCTACTTTTGATCCTGAAACGAAAAGCGGTGAAGAAATTCCAATTGAGGAACGCGATCCAAGGGAAATTACGCATTTTGGCGGGCAGCAGATTGCTCCGGATCACGTTAAAGTGTTCAACCCTGCTTTTGACGTAACTCCCCATCATTTGATCACGGGAATCATTACAGAAAAAGGCGTTTTATCCGGTGATTATAGCTCAGAAATTCAGAAAGTATTTAAGGGGGAAGCCTAA
- a CDS encoding sugar ABC transporter substrate-binding protein — protein MKGFKQAFILLTLFVFLLTGCTSEQDAVSDTEPKAAEEKKEETAAAVASGSTEVPEAVQKPLKIAAIMQMSIGTFSSQYISGVQEQVEKFGGSVQIYNADNDLSKMATYVETAITQNVDAILIDHGRADALQGPVEKAVAKGIPVVAFDSDINVDGVTVIDQDDYSLAWKSLKTLAEDLNGEGEIVTVWVAGFTPMERRHTIYEAFKQRYPNIKEVAKFGTASANTALDTQTQMEAILKKYPNKGDIDAVFAAWDEFAKGATRAIKQAGRDEIKVYGIDLSDEDLELMQQENSPWTATAATDPAEVGRVQVRFAYQKIAGEETPNIYSLEPHLVEGSTLPEESIKMDSLSEYVPGWGTSAVATSPWMKLLETKGE, from the coding sequence GTGAAAGGGTTTAAGCAGGCATTTATTTTACTTACATTGTTTGTCTTTCTTTTAACCGGGTGCACAAGTGAACAGGATGCTGTATCGGATACAGAACCAAAAGCTGCAGAAGAGAAGAAAGAAGAAACGGCTGCGGCTGTTGCTTCCGGCAGCACCGAAGTACCTGAAGCCGTGCAAAAGCCGCTGAAAATTGCAGCGATCATGCAGATGTCAATTGGAACATTTTCTTCTCAATACATCTCTGGTGTTCAGGAGCAGGTCGAAAAGTTCGGCGGATCCGTCCAAATTTACAACGCAGATAACGACTTATCAAAAATGGCTACATATGTAGAAACGGCCATCACGCAAAACGTTGATGCGATCTTAATTGACCACGGCCGTGCAGATGCCCTCCAAGGCCCTGTAGAAAAAGCTGTAGCCAAAGGAATCCCTGTAGTAGCCTTTGACAGTGACATCAATGTAGACGGCGTAACCGTCATTGATCAGGACGACTACAGCCTTGCCTGGAAATCACTTAAAACATTAGCTGAAGACTTAAACGGCGAAGGTGAAATCGTTACGGTTTGGGTCGCCGGCTTTACGCCAATGGAAAGACGCCACACCATCTATGAAGCGTTCAAACAGCGTTATCCAAACATTAAAGAAGTGGCGAAATTTGGTACTGCAAGCGCCAATACCGCTTTAGATACTCAAACACAGATGGAAGCCATTTTGAAAAAATACCCCAATAAAGGCGATATTGATGCCGTCTTTGCAGCATGGGATGAATTTGCAAAAGGAGCGACGCGGGCGATCAAGCAAGCCGGCCGTGATGAAATTAAAGTGTACGGAATTGACTTAAGTGATGAAGACCTAGAGCTGATGCAGCAGGAAAACAGCCCATGGACAGCGACTGCAGCCACGGATCCTGCCGAAGTCGGCCGCGTTCAGGTTCGCTTTGCTTATCAAAAGATTGCCGGTGAAGAAACACCCAACATTTATTCCCTGGAACCGCATCTTGTCGAAGGATCAACTCTTCCGGAGGAATCCATTAAAATGGACTCCCTTTCTGAATATGTTCCTGGATGGGGCACATCTGCTGTTGCCACATCACCTTGGATGAAATTACTTGAAACGAAGGGGGAATAG
- the mtnW gene encoding 2,3-diketo-5-methylthiopentyl-1-phosphate enolase has protein sequence MSGITATYLIHDEKNLEKKAEGIALGLTVGSWTDLPELTQIQLQQHKGKVISVEEFESDDKVSAFLNKRVKKGIVKIFYPGVNFSHDLPAILATVFGKLSLDGEVKLQDLDFSENILAEFQGPKFGISGIREKLGVYDRPLLMSIFKGVIGRDLAFLKNQLKDQVLGGVDLVKDDEILFENPLTPFEQRITAGKEVLSEVYEQTGHKAMYAVHLSGKTYDLKEKAKRAAELGADALLLNVFAYGLDVLQSLAEDKDINIPLMAHPAVSGALASSSLYGISHSLLLGKLLRYSGADFSLFPSPYGSVALEREAALSIGAACKENVLLKETFPVPSAGIHPGLVPILIQDFGLDSVINAGGGVHGHPNGAAAGGKAFRAAIDAALQGISLTEKANENADLRIALDLWGQVEVSK, from the coding sequence ATGAGCGGCATTACAGCAACCTATCTCATCCATGATGAAAAAAACTTAGAAAAAAAAGCAGAAGGGATTGCCCTTGGCTTAACCGTTGGGTCATGGACGGATCTTCCGGAACTTACGCAGATACAATTGCAGCAGCACAAAGGGAAGGTCATCTCCGTAGAAGAATTTGAGTCTGATGATAAGGTCTCAGCTTTTTTAAACAAACGCGTCAAAAAAGGCATCGTCAAAATTTTTTACCCTGGAGTAAATTTCAGCCATGATTTGCCTGCGATTCTTGCGACTGTGTTTGGAAAGCTGTCTCTTGACGGCGAAGTAAAGCTTCAGGACCTGGATTTTTCAGAAAATATTCTTGCTGAGTTTCAAGGTCCTAAATTCGGCATCAGCGGCATTCGTGAAAAACTTGGTGTATATGACAGACCTTTGCTTATGAGTATTTTTAAAGGAGTCATCGGACGTGATCTCGCTTTTTTAAAGAATCAGCTTAAAGATCAGGTGCTTGGCGGGGTTGATTTGGTGAAAGACGATGAAATTCTTTTTGAAAATCCGCTGACGCCTTTTGAACAGCGGATTACTGCCGGAAAAGAAGTGTTAAGCGAGGTTTATGAGCAGACCGGTCATAAGGCGATGTACGCGGTTCATTTATCAGGAAAAACGTATGATTTAAAAGAAAAAGCAAAGCGTGCGGCAGAGCTTGGAGCAGATGCCCTATTGCTTAATGTTTTTGCCTACGGCCTTGACGTGCTTCAAAGCCTGGCAGAGGACAAAGACATCAACATTCCGCTTATGGCTCATCCCGCTGTCAGCGGTGCATTAGCGTCATCCTCACTTTATGGAATCTCTCATTCTCTTTTACTCGGAAAATTGCTGAGATACAGCGGAGCCGATTTTTCTCTGTTTCCATCGCCATATGGAAGTGTTGCGCTTGAGCGGGAAGCGGCCCTTTCCATAGGTGCAGCTTGTAAAGAAAACGTGCTGCTGAAGGAAACATTCCCTGTGCCTTCAGCAGGGATTCATCCAGGACTCGTCCCTATCTTAATTCAGGATTTCGGGTTAGATAGCGTGATTAACGCAGGCGGAGGTGTCCACGGACATCCAAACGGCGCTGCTGCAGGCGGAAAAGCTTTCCGTGCAGCGATCGATGCGGCATTACAAGGCATCTCCTTGACTGAAAAAGCAAATGAAAATGCCGATTTGAGAATCGCGCTGGATCTTTGGGGGCAGGTGGAAGTGAGCAAATGA
- a CDS encoding carbon-nitrogen family hydrolase has translation MNPKVACLQIDLVFGDPEANIETAKKEIEKIAASEKPDVIVLPELWTTGYDLTRLDEIADPNGSKTISLVSSLAKTYEVNIVAGSVAKKTESGVTNTMYVFNRQGELNHEYSKLHLFKLMDEHLYLNGGTENGLFQLDGLQSAGVICYDIRFPEWIRVHTTQGAEILYVVAEWPLPRLHHWRSMLISRAIENQCFVVACNRSGSDPKNEFAGHSMIIDPWGEILAEAGTEQTSLTAVLQMEKVKEIRKQIPILKDRLPHFYS, from the coding sequence ATGAATCCAAAAGTGGCATGCCTGCAAATAGACCTTGTTTTTGGTGATCCTGAAGCAAATATTGAAACGGCAAAAAAAGAAATAGAAAAAATAGCAGCATCCGAAAAACCTGACGTAATTGTTCTGCCTGAACTGTGGACAACGGGCTATGATCTAACTAGGCTCGATGAGATCGCAGACCCAAACGGCAGCAAAACAATCTCTCTAGTAAGCAGTCTGGCTAAAACATATGAAGTCAATATTGTGGCAGGTTCTGTTGCGAAAAAAACAGAGTCAGGCGTAACGAACACGATGTATGTTTTTAATCGGCAAGGCGAGCTTAACCATGAATACAGCAAGCTGCATCTTTTCAAACTGATGGATGAGCACCTGTATTTAAACGGCGGGACTGAAAATGGCCTGTTTCAGCTTGACGGTTTGCAAAGTGCAGGAGTGATTTGCTATGACATTCGATTCCCTGAATGGATCCGCGTTCATACAACACAAGGAGCTGAAATCCTTTACGTTGTGGCAGAATGGCCGCTCCCTAGACTTCATCACTGGAGATCCATGCTGATCAGCCGTGCAATTGAAAATCAATGTTTTGTTGTAGCCTGCAACCGCTCAGGCAGTGATCCGAAAAATGAATTCGCCGGTCACTCGATGATCATCGATCCGTGGGGAGAAATTTTAGCTGAGGCCGGAACTGAGCAAACCTCGCTTACAGCAGTCCTTCAGATGGAGAAAGTTAAAGAAATCAGGAAACAAATTCCTATTTTAAAAGACAGACTTCCACATTTTTACTCTTAA
- a CDS encoding N-acetyltransferase, whose protein sequence is MIKLEPRGKEHRQFELEIMNSNPDFNLISSGKPNVTEEDLEKEHEEGKAVSAKRFMMKHDQQTIGLIEYCPLNPNDGKPWIGLFIIHCDFQGRGLAKLAYEAAEEVLAEEGFSEIRLGVLTNNERGNSFWQRMGFTAFKEGLHENRPIYYYKKKIK, encoded by the coding sequence ATGATCAAACTGGAACCAAGAGGTAAAGAACATCGTCAATTTGAACTTGAAATCATGAATTCCAATCCGGATTTCAATCTTATTTCAAGCGGAAAACCGAATGTAACGGAAGAAGACTTGGAGAAGGAACATGAAGAAGGAAAAGCAGTAAGCGCAAAGCGTTTTATGATGAAACATGATCAGCAAACCATCGGCCTTATTGAATATTGTCCGCTGAATCCGAATGACGGTAAACCATGGATTGGTTTGTTTATCATTCATTGCGATTTTCAGGGCAGGGGACTTGCAAAGCTTGCATATGAAGCGGCAGAAGAAGTACTTGCTGAGGAGGGTTTCAGTGAAATCAGACTCGGGGTGCTCACCAATAATGAACGCGGGAATTCATTCTGGCAGAGGATGGGTTTTACAGCTTTTAAAGAAGGATTGCATGAGAATAGACCGATCTATTATTATAAGAAAAAAATAAAGTAG
- the mtnK gene encoding S-methyl-5-thioribose kinase, with protein MSNYRSSSYEPLTESSAVALAIRLGLFEEKSVLTCREIGDGNLNLVFHIVNQNQKGFIIKQALPYAKVIGESWPLTLDRARIESSALLKQAEVASAYVPKIYYTDETLAITTMEDLSHLQIARAGLIEGRDFPLLGRHIGEFLGKTLFYNSDFALNPKAKKQLVKQFSNPELCKITEDFVFTDPFFDYESNSFEEELRQNAENIWNDSHLKLEVAKLKHKFLTEAETLVHGDLHTGSIFASETETKVIDPEFAYYGPIGFDLGHFFANLLMNAISRDEANQQVLLDHIETAWAVFEEEFSKAWKNDSLEAFAKVDGYLSFILEKAFEDAIGFAGIEIIRRTIGLAHVADLDSIEPYEIKIEAKQRALDLGSKLVKNRQSIKTTADLAESFKQVPVR; from the coding sequence ATGTCAAACTATCGATCATCTTCTTATGAACCGTTAACTGAAAGTTCCGCTGTAGCTCTTGCCATCAGACTTGGGTTGTTTGAAGAAAAAAGTGTCCTGACGTGCAGGGAAATTGGCGACGGTAACTTGAACCTTGTTTTTCACATTGTGAATCAAAATCAAAAAGGATTCATCATCAAACAAGCCCTTCCGTATGCAAAGGTAATCGGCGAGAGCTGGCCGCTTACTCTTGACCGTGCCAGAATCGAAAGCAGCGCCCTGCTGAAGCAGGCTGAAGTGGCAAGTGCATATGTGCCAAAGATTTACTATACCGATGAAACTTTAGCGATCACAACTATGGAGGATCTCTCTCATTTGCAGATTGCCAGAGCCGGATTGATAGAAGGCAGAGACTTCCCGCTATTAGGACGGCATATCGGCGAATTCTTAGGAAAGACATTATTCTATAATTCTGATTTCGCACTGAATCCGAAGGCAAAAAAGCAGCTTGTCAAACAATTTTCGAACCCTGAGCTTTGCAAAATAACTGAAGATTTCGTCTTTACAGATCCATTTTTCGACTATGAGTCAAACAGCTTTGAAGAAGAGCTGAGACAAAATGCTGAAAACATTTGGAACGATAGTCATTTAAAGCTTGAAGTGGCTAAATTAAAGCATAAATTCCTCACGGAAGCTGAAACGCTTGTTCACGGGGATCTTCATACAGGAAGTATTTTTGCAAGTGAAACGGAAACGAAGGTGATTGACCCTGAATTTGCCTACTATGGTCCGATTGGATTTGATCTTGGACACTTTTTCGCCAACCTTTTAATGAACGCCATTTCCAGAGATGAAGCAAATCAGCAGGTTCTTTTGGATCATATCGAGACCGCATGGGCCGTTTTTGAAGAAGAATTTTCAAAAGCATGGAAGAATGACAGTCTGGAAGCTTTCGCAAAAGTTGACGGCTACCTTTCTTTTATCCTGGAGAAAGCATTTGAAGATGCAATTGGTTTTGCCGGCATTGAAATCATCAGACGCACGATCGGGCTCGCTCATGTAGCAGATCTTGATTCCATCGAGCCTTATGAGATCAAAATTGAAGCAAAACAGCGAGCGCTTGATTTAGGAAGCAAGCTTGTAAAAAATCGTCAATCGATTAAAACGACTGCAGACCTTGCAGAATCTTTTAAACAAGTACCTGTCAGATAA